In one Nocardioides luteus genomic region, the following are encoded:
- a CDS encoding multifunctional oxoglutarate decarboxylase/oxoglutarate dehydrogenase thiamine pyrophosphate-binding subunit/dihydrolipoyllysine-residue succinyltransferase subunit encodes MSSGTPSPNTADIPAEFGANEWLVEEMYDQYTKDPSSVDPVWVKFFETNGQPGASPNGAAAPATPAAPAAKAPVSPAPANAPAPTTPASAEAPAAKAAPAPKAKPRPDAQAAEPAKGTATPTPKDAPKPTAVAVTDEPTYTTLRGIPAATAKNMDVSLSVPTATSVRNMPVKLLWDNRTVINNHLKRARGGKVSFTHLIGYAIIKAIKAMPAMNNTYAEIDGKPTMVTPPHINLGLAIDQQKKDGTRQLVAPSIKGCELMDFAGFWTAYEDIVRKAKDNKLSMADYSGTTVSLTNVGGIGTNNSVPRLMQGQAAIIGVGSMDYPPEFQGASPSKLAQNAVSRIMTMTSTYDHRVIQGAQSGEFLATVHKLLLGENDFYDEIFASLRIPYEPIRWNQDIDTTHDDQISKQVKVGEIIHAHRVRGHMMADTDPLEYKQRSHPDLQIESHGLTLWDLDREFPVGSFAGGRKPFMKLREILGVLRDSYVRTTGIEYMHIQDPEQRRWIQDRVERPYDKTPRQEQLRILSKLNEAEAFETFLQTKFVGQKRFSLEGGETAIPVIDEVCEAAAEAGLDEVTIGMAHRGRLNVLANIVGKSYNQIFREFEGNIDPRTVQGSGDVKYHLGAEGEFLSDLGDTIKVSVAANPSHLETVDPVLEGIARAKQDVLDQGAVFPVLPLLVHGDAAFAGQGVVAETLNLSQLRGYRTGGTVHLVINNQVGFTTSPGSSRSSLYATDVARMVQAPIFHVNGDDPEACVRVARLAFEYRQAFNKDVVIDLICYRRRGHNEGDDPSFTQPMMYDLIEQKRSVRKLYTESLIGRGDITIEEAEQVLAAYQARLEQVFTEVREADKMPQAWETVPDYPEKPAGETVTAITTDVLKRIADAYVTPPEGFTVHPKVMPQLQRRATAITEGNIDWGTGEILAFGSLLLDGRPVRLAGQDSRRGTFASRFATIIDRKNADEWTPLNNLTEEQAKFYVYDSLLSEYAALGFEYGYSVARPDALVMWEAQFGDFVNGAQSVIDEYISAGKTKWGQDSGVVLLLPHGYEGQGADHSSARIERFLTLCADEAMVVAQPSTPASYFHLLRTHTLGAEHRPLIVFTPKSMLRRKEAASQPADFTSGSFQPVIGDSEADASKVTSVLLVSGRLTWDLAVERKKRGREDVAIVRVEQLYPWPTEQLATELAKYPNAKVKWVQDEPFNQGPWPSYYLNVVPELGREVEPVTRPASSTTAVGTIKRHTVEQKELIERAFA; translated from the coding sequence CTCCCCCGCGCCGGCCAACGCGCCCGCGCCGACCACCCCCGCATCGGCCGAGGCTCCGGCCGCCAAGGCGGCCCCGGCCCCGAAGGCCAAGCCGCGCCCCGACGCCCAGGCCGCCGAGCCGGCCAAGGGCACCGCGACGCCCACCCCCAAGGACGCCCCGAAGCCGACCGCCGTCGCCGTCACCGACGAGCCGACCTACACCACGCTGCGCGGCATCCCCGCGGCCACCGCCAAGAACATGGACGTGTCGCTCTCGGTGCCGACCGCGACCTCCGTGCGCAACATGCCGGTCAAGCTGCTGTGGGACAACCGCACCGTCATCAACAACCACCTCAAGCGCGCCCGCGGCGGCAAGGTCTCCTTCACCCACCTCATCGGCTACGCCATCATCAAGGCGATCAAGGCGATGCCGGCGATGAACAACACCTACGCCGAGATCGACGGCAAGCCGACCATGGTGACCCCGCCGCACATCAACCTCGGCCTGGCCATCGACCAGCAGAAGAAGGACGGCACCCGCCAGCTCGTCGCGCCCTCCATCAAGGGCTGCGAGCTGATGGACTTCGCCGGCTTCTGGACGGCCTACGAGGACATCGTCCGCAAGGCCAAGGACAACAAGCTGTCCATGGCCGACTACTCCGGCACCACGGTCAGCCTGACCAACGTCGGCGGCATCGGCACCAACAACTCGGTGCCGCGGCTGATGCAGGGCCAGGCCGCGATCATCGGCGTCGGCTCGATGGACTACCCGCCCGAGTTCCAGGGCGCCTCCCCCTCGAAGCTCGCCCAGAACGCGGTCTCGCGGATCATGACGATGACCTCGACGTACGACCACCGGGTCATCCAGGGCGCGCAGTCGGGTGAGTTCCTGGCCACCGTGCACAAGCTCCTGCTCGGCGAGAACGACTTCTACGACGAGATCTTCGCGTCGCTGCGGATCCCCTACGAGCCGATCCGCTGGAACCAGGACATCGACACCACCCACGACGACCAGATCTCCAAGCAGGTCAAGGTCGGCGAGATCATCCACGCCCACCGCGTGCGTGGTCACATGATGGCCGACACCGACCCGCTGGAGTACAAGCAGCGTTCGCACCCCGACCTGCAGATCGAGTCGCACGGGCTGACCCTGTGGGACCTCGACCGCGAGTTCCCGGTCGGCTCCTTCGCCGGCGGCCGCAAGCCGTTCATGAAGCTGCGCGAGATCCTCGGTGTCCTGCGTGACTCCTACGTCCGCACGACCGGCATCGAGTACATGCACATCCAGGACCCCGAGCAGCGCCGGTGGATCCAGGACCGCGTCGAGCGGCCCTACGACAAGACCCCGCGCCAGGAGCAGCTCCGGATCCTGTCGAAGCTCAACGAGGCCGAGGCCTTCGAGACCTTCCTGCAGACCAAGTTCGTCGGTCAGAAGCGCTTCTCCCTCGAGGGCGGCGAGACCGCGATCCCGGTCATCGACGAGGTCTGCGAGGCCGCTGCCGAGGCCGGTCTGGACGAGGTCACGATCGGTATGGCCCACCGCGGCCGCCTCAACGTGCTCGCCAACATCGTCGGCAAGTCCTACAACCAGATCTTCCGCGAGTTCGAGGGCAACATCGACCCGCGCACGGTCCAGGGCTCCGGCGACGTGAAGTACCACCTCGGTGCCGAGGGCGAGTTCCTCTCCGACCTGGGCGACACGATCAAGGTCTCCGTGGCCGCGAACCCGTCCCACCTGGAGACCGTCGACCCGGTCCTGGAGGGCATCGCCCGCGCCAAGCAGGACGTGCTCGACCAGGGCGCCGTCTTCCCGGTCCTGCCGCTGCTGGTCCACGGTGACGCCGCCTTCGCCGGCCAGGGTGTGGTCGCGGAGACGCTCAACCTGTCCCAGCTGCGTGGTTACCGCACCGGTGGCACCGTCCACCTGGTCATCAACAACCAGGTCGGGTTCACCACCTCGCCGGGCTCCTCGCGCTCCTCGCTCTACGCGACCGACGTCGCGCGGATGGTCCAGGCGCCGATCTTCCACGTGAACGGCGACGACCCGGAGGCCTGCGTACGCGTCGCGCGGCTCGCCTTCGAATACCGCCAGGCGTTCAACAAGGACGTCGTCATCGACCTCATCTGCTACCGCCGCCGCGGTCACAACGAGGGCGACGACCCGTCGTTCACCCAGCCGATGATGTACGACCTGATCGAGCAGAAGCGCTCGGTCCGCAAGCTCTACACCGAGTCGCTGATCGGTCGTGGTGACATCACGATCGAGGAGGCCGAGCAGGTGCTGGCCGCCTACCAGGCCCGCCTGGAGCAGGTCTTCACCGAGGTCCGCGAGGCCGACAAGATGCCGCAGGCCTGGGAGACCGTCCCGGACTACCCGGAGAAGCCTGCCGGCGAGACCGTCACCGCGATCACCACCGACGTGCTGAAGCGCATCGCCGACGCGTACGTCACCCCGCCGGAGGGCTTCACGGTCCACCCGAAGGTGATGCCGCAGCTGCAGCGTCGCGCCACCGCGATCACCGAGGGCAACATCGACTGGGGCACCGGCGAGATCCTCGCGTTCGGCTCGCTCCTGCTCGACGGCCGTCCGGTGCGTCTGGCCGGTCAGGACTCGCGTCGCGGCACCTTCGCCTCGCGCTTCGCGACCATCATCGACCGCAAGAACGCCGATGAGTGGACCCCGCTGAACAACCTGACCGAGGAGCAGGCGAAGTTCTACGTCTACGACTCGCTCCTCTCCGAGTACGCCGCCCTCGGCTTCGAGTACGGCTACTCGGTGGCGCGTCCCGACGCGCTGGTCATGTGGGAGGCGCAGTTCGGTGACTTCGTCAACGGCGCCCAGTCGGTGATCGACGAGTACATCTCGGCCGGCAAGACCAAGTGGGGCCAGGACTCCGGCGTCGTGCTGCTGCTGCCGCACGGCTACGAGGGTCAGGGTGCCGACCACTCCTCGGCGCGCATCGAGCGGTTCCTCACGCTGTGCGCCGACGAGGCCATGGTCGTGGCTCAGCCCTCGACCCCGGCGTCCTACTTCCACCTGCTGCGTACGCACACGCTCGGTGCCGAGCACCGTCCGCTGATCGTCTTCACCCCGAAGTCGATGTTGCGCCGCAAGGAGGCCGCCTCGCAGCCGGCCGACTTCACCTCGGGCTCGTTCCAGCCGGTCATCGGCGACTCCGAGGCGGACGCCTCGAAGGTCACCAGCGTTCTGCTGGTCTCCGGCCGTCTGACCTGGGACCTCGCCGTCGAGCGCAAGAAGCGGGGCCGCGAGGACGTCGCGATCGTCCGCGTCGAGCAGCTCTACCCGTGGCCGACCGAGCAGCTCGCCACCGAGCTCGCGAAGTACCCCAACGCGAAGGTCAAGTGGGTCCAGGACGAGCCCTTCAACCAGGGTCCGTGGCCGAGCTACTACCTCAACGTGGTCCCCGAGCTGGGTCGCGAGGTCGAGCCGGTCACCCGCCCGGCCTCCTCCACCACCGCCGTCGGCACGATCAAGCGGCACACGGTCGAGCAGAAGGAGCTCATCGAGCGCGCCTTCGCCTGA